Proteins encoded within one genomic window of Pigmentiphaga sp. H8:
- a CDS encoding ABC transporter ATP-binding protein, which yields MSDSASHSDSSSSGAAIDIEGVVQRLSGTTILDGIDIRLEPGRVLALLGPSGCGKTTLLKLLAGLSRPVAGRIGIGGVTVADDRTFVPPERRGLGMVFQDYALWPHMTVGANVAFPLEVRGVPRSDRAERVASALGMVGLAGCEDRSPGSLSGGQQQRVALARAVVARPRVLLFDEPLSNLDRDLRETLCGEIGLLLRELGTTAVYVTHDHEEAFSLADTVAVMRAGKVCQIAAPELLVSEPASPEVVEFLKLGALRSGVRTERGWQLAGGLELVCPVPLAGGPAGPGHLFIPHAALKAGERHALRGHVIAQRFRGGHYTTTVRVGSDHHAFELAWLTDQRMPVQHPVGLDLDWSRLRWFPQAA from the coding sequence GTGTCCGATTCCGCTTCCCATTCCGATTCTTCTTCCTCCGGTGCCGCCATCGATATCGAGGGCGTGGTACAGCGCCTGTCCGGCACTACCATCCTGGACGGCATCGACATCCGGCTCGAACCGGGCAGGGTGCTGGCCCTGCTGGGACCGTCCGGCTGCGGCAAGACCACGCTGCTCAAGCTGCTGGCCGGCCTGAGCCGCCCGGTGGCGGGGCGCATCGGGATTGGCGGTGTCACCGTCGCGGACGACCGGACCTTCGTTCCCCCCGAGCGGCGCGGCCTGGGCATGGTGTTCCAGGACTACGCGCTGTGGCCGCACATGACCGTGGGGGCCAACGTGGCCTTCCCGCTGGAAGTGCGTGGCGTGCCCCGAAGCGATCGGGCGGAGAGGGTGGCGAGCGCGCTCGGCATGGTGGGGCTGGCGGGCTGCGAAGACCGTTCGCCCGGCAGCCTGTCGGGTGGCCAGCAGCAGCGCGTCGCGCTGGCGCGGGCCGTGGTGGCGCGGCCCCGGGTGCTGTTGTTCGACGAACCACTGTCCAATCTCGACCGGGATCTGCGCGAGACCCTGTGCGGCGAGATCGGACTGTTGCTGCGCGAGCTGGGCACCACGGCGGTGTACGTCACCCACGACCACGAGGAAGCCTTCTCGCTGGCTGACACGGTGGCGGTCATGCGGGCCGGCAAGGTGTGCCAGATCGCCGCGCCCGAACTGCTGGTGAGCGAACCCGCCAGCCCCGAGGTGGTGGAGTTCCTGAAACTGGGCGCCCTGCGCAGCGGCGTGCGCACCGAACGCGGCTGGCAACTGGCCGGCGGCCTCGAACTGGTCTGCCCCGTGCCCCTGGCCGGCGGTCCGGCGGGGCCGGGCCATCTCTTCATTCCCCATGCCGCGCTGAAGGCGGGCGAACGCCACGCCCTGCGAGGCCATGTGATCGCGCAGCGGTTCCGCGGCGGGCACTACACGACGACCGTGCGCGTGGGCAGCGACCACCATGCCTTCGAACTGGCGTGGCTGACCGATCAACGCATGCCTGTCCAGCACCCCGTGGGGCTGGACCTCGACTGGAGCCGCCTGCGCTGGTTTCCGCAGGCGGCGTGA
- a CDS encoding MetQ/NlpA family ABC transporter substrate-binding protein, whose product MTLRRTFILGTAAAVLALGAAAHAADPAKKDLVFGATAGYNYDVLKLGIVPQLEKQGYKVKLVEFNDYVQPNLALAQGSLDANLFQHIAYLNRFKADQKLDLVDLVQSTTAPMGIYSKSRKSLADVKEGDRFTLPNDPSNLARALLLLQQNRVITVKADVDPLRVTEKDLASNPRKVRLQPVEAAQLPRTVGDVEFAVVPGNFAIASGLKLTSAVALETPPVQFQQVVAIRRADQGKPWAKDLAAAFKSPFFKSVLDKDFPGYVRPAGL is encoded by the coding sequence ATGACTCTACGCCGCACTTTCATCCTTGGCACGGCCGCCGCCGTCCTGGCCCTGGGCGCCGCCGCCCACGCCGCCGACCCCGCCAAGAAGGACCTCGTTTTCGGCGCGACCGCCGGCTACAACTACGACGTGCTCAAGCTCGGCATCGTGCCTCAACTCGAAAAGCAGGGCTACAAGGTCAAGCTGGTCGAGTTCAACGATTACGTGCAGCCCAACCTGGCCCTGGCGCAAGGCTCGCTGGACGCCAACCTGTTCCAGCACATCGCCTACCTGAACCGATTCAAGGCGGACCAGAAGCTGGACCTGGTCGACCTGGTGCAAAGCACGACCGCGCCCATGGGCATTTACTCGAAGTCGCGCAAGAGCCTGGCCGACGTGAAGGAGGGCGACCGCTTCACGCTGCCCAACGATCCGAGCAACCTGGCGCGCGCCCTGTTGCTGCTGCAGCAGAATCGGGTGATCACGGTGAAGGCCGACGTGGATCCGCTGCGGGTCACGGAAAAGGACCTGGCCAGCAATCCCAGGAAGGTCAGGCTGCAGCCCGTCGAGGCCGCGCAGCTGCCGCGTACCGTGGGCGACGTGGAGTTCGCCGTGGTGCCGGGCAACTTCGCCATCGCTTCGGGCCTGAAACTGACCAGCGCGGTGGCGCTGGAGACGCCGCCCGTGCAATTCCAGCAGGTCGTGGCGATCCGCCGCGCGGACCAGGGCAAGCCATGGGCCAAGGACCTGGCCGCCGCGTTCAAGTCGCCGTTCTTCAAGAGCGTGCTGGACAAGGACTTCCCGGGCTATGTCCGCCCGGCGGGCTTGTGA
- a CDS encoding methionine ABC transporter permease → MSDNILAILPELWVAIGQTFMMLGIGLAAAILIGGPLGVLLFLLGPGQSLENRPAYLVLSWIVNTVRSFPFIILLVALVPITRVVVGTSIGPLAASVPLSVAAIPYFARLVEQSIREVPRGVIEAAHAMGASELQIVWRVLVREARSGLILALTVLAVSFLSYSAIAGVVGGGGIGDLAIRYGYYRFQTDVMLLTVALLIVLVQIIQFGGNALAHRLDKR, encoded by the coding sequence ATGTCCGACAATATCCTCGCCATTCTTCCCGAACTCTGGGTCGCCATCGGCCAGACCTTCATGATGCTGGGCATCGGCCTGGCCGCCGCGATCCTGATCGGCGGCCCGCTGGGCGTGCTGCTGTTCCTGCTGGGTCCCGGGCAGTCGCTGGAGAACCGACCCGCCTATCTGGTGCTGAGCTGGATCGTCAACACCGTGCGGTCCTTTCCTTTCATCATCCTGCTGGTCGCGCTGGTGCCCATCACGCGCGTGGTGGTGGGGACGTCCATCGGCCCGCTGGCCGCGTCGGTGCCGCTGTCCGTGGCCGCCATCCCGTACTTCGCACGCCTGGTGGAGCAGAGCATCCGCGAGGTGCCGCGCGGCGTGATCGAGGCCGCGCACGCCATGGGCGCCTCCGAGCTGCAGATCGTCTGGCGCGTATTGGTGCGGGAAGCCCGGTCCGGACTGATCCTGGCGCTGACCGTGCTGGCGGTCAGCTTCCTGTCCTATTCGGCCATTGCCGGGGTAGTGGGCGGGGGCGGCATCGGCGACCTGGCCATCCGCTATGGCTATTACCGCTTCCAGACCGACGTCATGCTGCTGACCGTCGCGCTGCTGATCGTGCTGGTGCAGATCATCCAGTTCGGCGGCAACGCGCTGGCCCACAGGCTGGACAAACGCTGA
- a CDS encoding methionine ABC transporter ATP-binding protein, whose amino-acid sequence MNQNSSPSASPLIRLEAVSKTFKLPDGRAFEAVKSVSLDMAEGRIFGLIGKSGAGKSTLLRMINLLERPDAGQVLVDGRDLTRLSKRELRETRQGIGMIFQQFNLLQNASVYENVAFPLKLHGNRSRAEIEARVRECLAVVGLTDKLHNHPAQLSGGQKQRVAIARALAPHPKVLLCDEPTSALDTETTRSVLDTLREINQRLGVTIIIVTHELHVVHALCDHVAVLENGQLVERFDVGDQTTPRLSALGRELAQEQVREDILKEHAARIAQAAEPTTRAA is encoded by the coding sequence ATGAACCAGAATTCCTCTCCTTCCGCATCGCCGCTGATCCGGCTCGAAGCGGTCAGCAAGACGTTCAAGCTGCCCGACGGGCGGGCGTTCGAAGCTGTGAAGTCCGTGTCGCTGGACATGGCCGAAGGGCGCATCTTCGGCCTGATTGGCAAGAGCGGCGCCGGCAAGTCGACGCTGCTGCGCATGATCAACCTGCTGGAGCGTCCGGACGCCGGCCAGGTGCTGGTGGACGGCCGCGACCTGACCCGGCTCTCCAAGCGCGAGCTGCGCGAGACCCGGCAGGGCATAGGCATGATCTTCCAGCAGTTCAACCTGCTGCAGAACGCCAGCGTCTACGAGAACGTGGCCTTCCCGCTGAAACTGCACGGCAACCGCAGCCGGGCCGAGATCGAGGCCCGCGTGCGGGAGTGCCTGGCCGTGGTGGGCCTGACCGACAAGCTGCACAACCATCCCGCGCAGTTGTCCGGCGGGCAGAAGCAGCGCGTGGCGATCGCGCGCGCCCTGGCGCCGCACCCCAAGGTGCTGCTGTGCGACGAACCGACCTCCGCGCTGGATACCGAGACCACGCGTTCGGTGCTGGACACGCTGCGCGAGATCAACCAGCGGCTGGGCGTGACCATCATCATCGTCACCCATGAACTGCACGTGGTGCATGCCTTGTGCGACCACGTCGCGGTGCTCGAGAACGGCCAGTTGGTCGAGCGCTTCGACGTGGGCGACCAGACCACGCCGCGCCTGAGCGCGCTGGGCCGCGAGCTGGCCCAGGAGCAGGTGCGCGAAGACATCCTGAAAGAACACGCCGCCCGCATCGCCCAGGCGGCGGAGCCGACTACCCGGGCCGCCTGA
- a CDS encoding TonB-dependent siderophore receptor translates to MAFAARAASADDPARDQDKLPETAQQLPTISVTATGESATLHDLEAPVNAGALGNLTQLETPFSTTVVTRGDLDDRPIVKLGDLFATDASVSDNSGAHGAWASYLTVRGLQLDWQNAFRIDGKPFLSYATTPPYEHFEQVELLKGASGFMYGFGSPGGVVNYVTKRPTAQPVRSVSLGFSSGNVWRQHVDLGGRAGEDDRFGYRLNATHEQGDLYNDGSLKRNAVSLALDLKLTDRLTWDFQSLYQNKKVVGQEPTINTSKLVGTVLPRPVRDNDRTLVGDGTFVNNEFQFHSTGLTYRLAPDWKLSTTYSHSSTRTRRSESVLFLTDSGGNYQDVRSDYAERYAYDQWQAMVQGSFSTGALEHQVVLGTSWQQQKNDYSLNSVYQQMGTGSLGSQNVISYHPQGGLDLYRAGEITQKALFASDTVKLSDRWSVLAGVRYTKFRQEGYTPDGAMSALYDKSSVTPTVAVMFKPDAQTMAYASYVESLEQGATVGNAYANRGQTLGPLTSKQYEVGVKTERRGWAATAALFRIERGAEYANAGNVLVQDGLSVYQGLELGASKRAGAWTVGGNLMLLDSEYRKGSDYNGKRVAGAPRFVAAGQVVYSVPQVQGLRLRADFKYTGSTMLRPANDVRVSGYTIVNVGASYETRLGGYDTVFRAAITNLADKRYWEFQYADYVKPGYPRALALGMTLKF, encoded by the coding sequence CTGGCCTTCGCGGCCCGGGCGGCCTCCGCCGATGACCCCGCCAGAGACCAGGACAAGCTACCGGAAACCGCCCAGCAGCTTCCCACCATCTCGGTCACCGCGACGGGCGAGTCGGCCACGCTGCATGACCTGGAAGCGCCGGTCAATGCCGGCGCGCTGGGCAATCTGACGCAGCTCGAGACGCCGTTCTCGACCACCGTGGTCACTCGCGGCGACCTGGACGATCGGCCCATCGTGAAGCTGGGGGACCTGTTCGCGACGGACGCCTCGGTATCGGACAACAGCGGCGCCCACGGCGCCTGGGCCAGCTACCTGACCGTGCGCGGGCTGCAGCTGGACTGGCAGAACGCCTTTCGCATCGACGGCAAGCCTTTCCTGAGCTACGCCACGACGCCGCCCTACGAACACTTCGAGCAAGTCGAACTGCTCAAGGGAGCGTCGGGGTTCATGTACGGCTTCGGCTCGCCGGGCGGCGTCGTCAACTACGTGACGAAGCGGCCGACCGCCCAGCCGGTGCGCAGCGTGAGCCTGGGATTCTCGTCCGGCAATGTCTGGCGCCAGCACGTGGACCTGGGCGGCAGGGCGGGCGAGGACGATCGTTTCGGCTACCGGCTGAACGCGACGCATGAACAGGGCGATCTCTACAACGACGGTTCCCTGAAGCGCAATGCCGTGTCGCTGGCGCTGGACCTGAAGCTGACCGACCGCCTGACCTGGGATTTCCAATCGCTTTACCAGAACAAGAAGGTCGTCGGACAGGAGCCGACGATCAATACGTCCAAGCTGGTCGGGACGGTGCTGCCGCGGCCCGTGCGCGACAACGACCGCACGCTGGTCGGGGACGGCACGTTCGTGAACAACGAGTTCCAGTTCCATTCGACCGGGCTGACGTACCGGCTTGCGCCGGACTGGAAGCTCAGCACGACCTACAGCCACAGTTCGACCCGGACCCGCCGCAGCGAATCGGTGCTGTTCCTGACGGACAGCGGCGGCAACTATCAGGACGTTCGGTCGGACTATGCGGAGCGTTATGCCTACGACCAGTGGCAGGCCATGGTGCAAGGCAGTTTCTCGACGGGCGCGCTGGAGCACCAGGTCGTGCTGGGTACGTCGTGGCAGCAGCAGAAGAACGACTACAGCCTGAACAGCGTGTACCAGCAGATGGGGACGGGTTCGCTCGGGTCGCAGAACGTCATTTCCTACCATCCGCAGGGCGGGCTCGACCTGTACCGGGCCGGCGAGATCACGCAGAAGGCGCTGTTCGCCAGCGATACCGTCAAGCTGTCGGATCGCTGGTCGGTGCTGGCGGGCGTGCGCTACACCAAGTTCAGGCAGGAGGGCTATACGCCGGACGGCGCCATGTCCGCGCTATATGACAAGAGCAGCGTGACGCCCACGGTGGCGGTGATGTTCAAGCCCGATGCGCAGACCATGGCCTATGCCAGCTATGTCGAGTCGCTGGAACAGGGCGCGACGGTGGGCAATGCCTATGCGAACCGCGGCCAGACGCTGGGGCCGCTTACGAGCAAGCAGTACGAGGTCGGCGTCAAGACCGAGCGCAGAGGCTGGGCCGCCACCGCCGCCTTGTTCCGCATCGAGCGCGGCGCCGAATATGCGAACGCCGGCAACGTGCTGGTGCAGGACGGCTTGTCGGTCTATCAGGGCCTGGAGCTGGGCGCCTCGAAAAGGGCGGGGGCCTGGACCGTGGGCGGCAACCTGATGCTGCTGGATTCGGAGTACCGCAAGGGTTCGGACTACAACGGCAAGCGTGTCGCCGGCGCGCCGCGTTTCGTCGCGGCCGGGCAGGTGGTCTACAGCGTGCCGCAGGTGCAGGGGCTCAGGCTGCGGGCCGATTTCAAGTACACCGGCAGCACGATGCTGCGTCCGGCCAACGACGTGAGGGTCTCGGGCTACACCATCGTCAACGTCGGCGCCAGCTACGAGACCCGCCTGGGCGGCTACGACACGGTCTTCCGCGCGGCCATCACCAATCTGGCCGACAAGCGGTACTGGGAATTCCAGTACGCGGACTATGTGAAACCGGGCTATCCGCGCGCGCTGGCCTTGGGGATGACGCTGAAATTCTGA